A single window of Pontibacillus chungwhensis DNA harbors:
- the gnd gene encoding phosphogluconate dehydrogenase (NAD(+)-dependent, decarboxylating) codes for MNIGLIGLGKMGYNIGAHMLDKDYKVHAYDVNQEAVEKFRGEGGEGFSSIKDMVSSLNEGPRVIWMMVPAGEITDQVIEEVTPLLDKGDILIDAGNSNYKKTLHHFETLQEKGIEFFDVGTSGGVSGARNGACFMIGGNSEVFPVIQPLFDDLAVTDGYHFAGKGGAGHFLKMIHNGIEYGMMAAIGEGFDLLEKSPFDYDYEGVAKVFNNGSVIRGWLMELMENAFSKDAKLDDIRGVMNSSGEGKWTVESALDFETAAPVIALSLMMRYRSQETDTFTGKVVAALRHEFGGHAVEKSE; via the coding sequence ATGAATATAGGTTTAATTGGACTAGGGAAAATGGGATACAATATCGGGGCTCATATGCTAGATAAAGACTATAAGGTACACGCTTACGATGTGAACCAGGAAGCTGTTGAGAAATTCCGCGGAGAAGGCGGAGAAGGCTTCTCTTCCATCAAAGACATGGTTAGCAGCCTGAACGAAGGACCACGTGTCATCTGGATGATGGTCCCAGCTGGTGAAATCACAGACCAGGTGATCGAGGAAGTAACCCCTCTTCTAGACAAAGGCGACATCTTAATTGACGCAGGAAACTCAAACTACAAGAAGACGCTTCATCACTTCGAAACGCTACAAGAAAAAGGAATCGAGTTCTTTGACGTAGGAACAAGTGGTGGCGTATCCGGAGCCCGTAACGGAGCATGCTTCATGATCGGCGGAAATAGCGAAGTATTCCCTGTCATCCAGCCGCTATTTGATGACCTAGCTGTGACAGATGGCTATCATTTCGCTGGTAAAGGAGGAGCAGGTCACTTCCTTAAAATGATTCACAACGGAATCGAATACGGCATGATGGCCGCAATCGGTGAAGGATTTGACTTACTAGAGAAGAGTCCATTCGATTATGACTATGAAGGAGTAGCCAAAGTATTTAACAACGGCTCTGTTATCCGCGGTTGGTTAATGGAACTGATGGAAAATGCATTTAGCAAAGACGCCAAGCTAGACGACATCCGCGGTGTGATGAACTCCTCTGGAGAAGGCAAATGGACGGTCGAATCTGCCTTAGACTTCGAAACAGCAGCACCCGTCATCGCCCTATCTCTAATGATGCGCTACCGTTCTCAAGAAACGGACACCTTCACAGGAAAAGTCGTAGCAGCCCTACGCCACGAATTCGGCGGCCACGCTGTAGAGAAAAGCGAATAA
- a CDS encoding YitT family protein translates to MTEEEIIKAASAHRGLSKLEIIRRAVIIAIGIGLEAVALEMFLVPNGIIDGGIVGVSIMLHHITEFPLGAFLFLLNLPFCYLGYKQIGKTFSITSILAIIGLAVLTTVLIPVPKFTDDLLLAAVFGGVLLGLGVGLVVRNGGSSDGTEILAIFINKLSPFSVGETVMFINLFILGSAGFVFGWNNAMYSLIAYFIAFKMIDVTAEGLESSKFAWVISDKYNEIGEALTDRLGRGVTYLNGEGAYTGDNKKVILIIITRLEEAKVKNIINDLDPKAFLALGDIHDVKGGGFKKKNIH, encoded by the coding sequence ATGACTGAAGAAGAAATAATAAAAGCAGCGTCTGCTCATCGGGGGCTTTCGAAGTTAGAAATCATCAGAAGGGCCGTTATTATTGCGATCGGAATTGGGTTAGAAGCGGTTGCTCTTGAGATGTTCCTTGTGCCAAATGGCATTATTGATGGAGGGATTGTCGGTGTTTCGATTATGCTTCATCACATAACGGAGTTTCCCCTAGGGGCGTTTTTATTCTTACTTAACCTTCCGTTTTGTTATTTAGGGTATAAGCAAATCGGGAAGACGTTTTCTATTACGTCGATCTTAGCCATTATTGGTTTAGCTGTTCTGACCACTGTTTTAATACCCGTACCTAAATTCACGGACGATTTGCTGCTAGCTGCTGTGTTTGGCGGTGTTTTACTTGGTCTAGGCGTTGGACTTGTTGTCCGTAATGGGGGCTCGTCTGATGGGACAGAGATTCTGGCGATTTTCATTAATAAGCTATCTCCTTTTTCAGTAGGAGAAACGGTGATGTTTATTAATCTCTTTATTCTAGGGAGTGCGGGTTTTGTCTTCGGATGGAACAATGCGATGTATTCCTTGATTGCCTACTTTATTGCTTTTAAAATGATCGATGTGACAGCAGAAGGACTTGAATCCTCTAAATTCGCCTGGGTAATCAGTGATAAGTACAATGAAATTGGTGAAGCGTTGACGGACCGTTTAGGACGAGGGGTAACCTATCTGAACGGGGAAGGGGCTTATACCGGCGATAATAAAAAGGTAATCTTAATTATTATTACACGGCTTGAAGAAGCGAAAGTGAAGAACATTATTAATGATTTAGATCCGAAAGCCTTTCTCGCTTTAGGCGATATCCACGACGTTAAGGGTGGGGGCTTTAAGAAGAAGAATATCCATTAA
- a CDS encoding sigma-70 family RNA polymerase sigma factor, with translation MNYCSASIEEKKSFTIFPSLPDFDGSTHKHTYPKDKPGIQTYLRDIRRLRRESPIRDWETDTEIEAFKQVEKGDEEIKKLIFLKFLPLVPSVVRYYADDCLRLEDLIQEGNLALMDAIDSFDYRKGYRFSSHAIWRIRRVVRRKIAFYISPFTIPSDSLAVLAKGNRLYEDGGYSSVEDAFRQSMPNRELHLYYTSQYQSLSDFSLEQQETFCDLSSLDIEECVMTKSLLEDVKIRLKRNFSYREQTIMGLIYGFEDGRSRSLSEVGKVFGISRERVRQIHTSVVNRLQNLYVEKV, from the coding sequence ATGAATTATTGCTCAGCTTCTATTGAAGAAAAGAAAAGCTTTACAATCTTTCCTAGCCTTCCGGATTTTGATGGATCAACCCACAAACATACATATCCAAAAGATAAGCCAGGCATCCAAACGTATTTAAGGGACATTAGAAGATTGCGAAGGGAAAGTCCAATTCGAGACTGGGAAACTGATACAGAAATTGAAGCATTTAAACAGGTGGAAAAAGGTGATGAGGAGATAAAGAAATTAATTTTTCTAAAATTTTTACCACTCGTTCCTTCTGTAGTCAGATATTATGCGGATGATTGTTTACGCTTAGAAGATTTAATACAAGAAGGAAACCTAGCACTAATGGATGCGATAGACAGTTTCGATTACAGAAAAGGTTACAGATTTTCCTCTCATGCTATATGGAGGATTCGTAGGGTGGTAAGAAGGAAAATCGCATTCTACATATCTCCTTTTACAATCCCTTCTGACTCCCTGGCCGTATTAGCTAAAGGAAATCGTTTGTATGAAGATGGGGGGTATTCTTCTGTTGAAGACGCGTTTCGTCAATCGATGCCTAATCGGGAACTTCACCTTTATTATACTAGTCAGTACCAATCATTAAGTGATTTTTCCTTAGAACAACAAGAAACTTTTTGTGATTTGTCTTCGTTGGATATAGAAGAATGTGTAATGACTAAAAGTTTATTAGAGGATGTGAAAATCCGGCTCAAAAGAAATTTTTCGTATAGAGAACAAACAATAATGGGTTTGATATACGGATTTGAAGACGGTAGGAGTAGAAGTTTGAGCGAAGTAGGGAAGGTTTTTGGGATATCCAGAGAAAGAGTGAGACAGATTCACACAAGTGTGGTGAATAGACTTCAAAATTTGTACGTTGAAAAAGTATAA
- a CDS encoding ring-cleaving dioxygenase, whose translation MNLLGIHHVSILTGKAEKNFEFYTKILGMRLVKKGVNQDDTTSYHLFYGDAKGNPGTELTFFDIPMLAKTHPGVSSITSTSLRVKSSASLEYWKERFQQFGVEHEEIKKRANRSTLAFEDFEGTKLILVADDNEEGVAPGEAWSETDIPVEHGIVGLGAVLLRVRDQQPTAHVLTNILGFEHVGSYPSVDGEGLPDVDVFSTGEGGVGAEVHIQERKDLPKERIGRGGVHHVAFRIPNEEEYDKWAELIQRAGLMNSGKVDRFYFKALYFREQNGILFELSTDTPGFDVDESVDSLGQNLSLPPFMEHQREEIERKLRPLTLSE comes from the coding sequence ATGAATTTATTAGGTATTCATCACGTTTCGATATTAACGGGGAAAGCGGAGAAGAACTTTGAATTTTACACGAAAATCTTAGGTATGCGCCTTGTGAAAAAAGGCGTCAATCAGGACGATACGACTTCGTATCACTTATTTTACGGGGATGCAAAAGGGAACCCAGGCACGGAGCTGACCTTCTTTGATATCCCGATGCTCGCAAAGACTCATCCAGGAGTATCAAGCATTACAAGTACTTCGCTAAGGGTGAAAAGCTCAGCTTCCCTGGAGTATTGGAAGGAGCGTTTCCAGCAATTCGGAGTGGAGCATGAAGAGATTAAGAAGCGGGCGAACCGTAGCACGTTGGCTTTTGAAGATTTCGAAGGAACAAAGTTGATCCTGGTCGCAGATGACAATGAGGAAGGGGTAGCGCCAGGTGAAGCCTGGAGTGAAACAGATATTCCTGTAGAACACGGGATTGTAGGACTTGGTGCTGTTCTTCTACGTGTCCGTGACCAGCAGCCGACAGCTCATGTTTTAACAAATATCTTAGGTTTTGAACATGTTGGTTCGTACCCTTCTGTTGATGGGGAAGGGTTGCCGGATGTCGACGTGTTCTCAACAGGTGAAGGCGGAGTTGGAGCAGAGGTCCATATCCAAGAGCGCAAAGATTTACCGAAAGAACGGATCGGAAGAGGTGGGGTGCACCATGTGGCCTTCCGTATCCCGAATGAAGAAGAGTACGATAAATGGGCAGAGTTAATCCAAAGAGCTGGATTAATGAACTCAGGGAAAGTGGATCGCTTTTACTTTAAGGCATTGTATTTCCGTGAACAGAACGGCATTCTGTTTGAGCTCTCAACAGACACACCAGGGTTTGACGTCGATGAGTCCGTCGATTCTCTAGGTCAGAACTTATCCCTGCCACCGTTTATGGAGCATCAGCGAGAAGAGATCGAGCGGAAGTTACGTCCGTTAACATTAAGTGAATAA
- a CDS encoding STAS domain-containing protein: MSQMSNQMMDYLSFGVMAIDMEYRITALNEVGACLLEVNQEEAIGQNVYDLFPDAPADIRHIENTVRTGEEIELEAMPYRWGNYRLYLSLKTKVLKDGDEQIGAMAEFQDVTAYQEKQQDLISNMENMSVTIIPVTNHIALFPLQPVIDNLEFHYILDKGIENISKMNTKDLILDFSAIHSIDLEFLKKVEKLIQTVQLIGINVTLTGIQAAVAKEWSTSYEQPNNTAIYQTLQNAVEAIYSKSHTV; encoded by the coding sequence ATGAGCCAGATGTCGAATCAAATGATGGATTATCTCTCGTTTGGAGTTATGGCAATCGACATGGAATACCGTATTACAGCATTAAACGAAGTGGGGGCTTGTTTACTTGAAGTGAATCAAGAAGAAGCCATTGGCCAGAACGTGTACGACCTATTCCCAGATGCCCCTGCCGATATCCGGCATATCGAAAATACCGTTCGCACAGGTGAAGAGATTGAACTAGAGGCCATGCCTTACAGATGGGGAAATTACCGCCTCTATCTCTCTCTTAAAACTAAAGTTCTGAAGGACGGCGACGAACAAATCGGAGCAATGGCTGAATTTCAAGATGTTACCGCCTATCAAGAGAAGCAGCAAGATCTCATTTCAAACATGGAGAATATGTCCGTCACGATCATTCCTGTCACCAACCATATTGCACTTTTCCCGCTTCAGCCGGTTATTGACAACCTGGAGTTTCATTACATACTTGATAAGGGAATTGAGAACATATCTAAAATGAACACAAAAGATCTTATTCTAGACTTCTCTGCCATTCATTCCATAGACTTAGAGTTTCTAAAGAAAGTAGAAAAACTCATTCAAACCGTTCAGCTAATCGGAATCAATGTGACCCTTACAGGCATACAAGCCGCTGTAGCTAAAGAATGGAGCACAAGTTATGAGCAACCAAACAACACCGCAATCTATCAAACTCTGCAAAATGCAGTAGAAGCGATCTATTCGAAGTCTCATACTGTTTAA
- a CDS encoding SDR family NAD(P)-dependent oxidoreductase has protein sequence MGKLDDKVAVITGGSGEIGKATAKLFLQEGATVALVDVNEDALKDAKEELNAGDTVMTLTADVTKEEDVSNYVEKVIDAHGRIDVFFNNAGIEGKVAPIVEQSLENFQNVLNVNVNGVFLGLKYVMKEMMNKGSGSIINTSSVAGLMGSPGVAPYVTSKHGVIGLTKTAALEGAPSNVRVNSIHPSPVEGRMMRSLEEGMNPGGGEEAKQKQMSAIPLQRYAESEDIAKLVLFLASDDSQFISGSQYRIDGGMGAT, from the coding sequence ATGGGTAAATTAGACGATAAAGTAGCTGTTATTACAGGTGGGAGCGGTGAAATTGGAAAGGCTACAGCGAAGCTTTTCTTACAAGAAGGGGCAACTGTTGCTCTTGTTGATGTGAACGAAGATGCGCTGAAGGATGCAAAAGAAGAATTAAATGCAGGAGATACGGTGATGACCCTGACAGCTGATGTGACGAAGGAAGAAGATGTAAGCAACTATGTGGAAAAAGTGATCGATGCACATGGTCGTATTGATGTGTTCTTTAACAATGCTGGAATTGAAGGGAAAGTGGCCCCGATCGTGGAGCAGTCCCTTGAGAACTTCCAGAATGTATTGAACGTAAATGTGAACGGGGTCTTCCTAGGATTAAAATACGTAATGAAAGAAATGATGAATAAGGGTAGCGGTAGCATTATCAATACATCATCTGTAGCAGGATTGATGGGAAGCCCAGGCGTTGCACCATATGTAACGTCTAAGCATGGAGTAATCGGCTTAACCAAAACTGCAGCACTTGAAGGGGCACCGAGCAATGTGCGGGTAAATTCTATTCATCCATCTCCTGTAGAGGGTCGGATGATGCGTTCTTTAGAAGAAGGAATGAACCCAGGCGGTGGAGAAGAAGCAAAGCAAAAACAAATGAGCGCCATTCCGTTACAGCGTTATGCGGAAAGTGAAGACATTGCCAAGCTTGTTCTATTTCTTGCCTCAGACGACAGTCAGTTTATAAGCGGTTCCCAGTATCGCATCGACGGTGGTATGGGGGCTACATGA
- a CDS encoding CAP domain-containing protein: MPKLRRLILLLLLAGGMWYIYGDTFEEAGIQGVYEEIKTDINEIREDPEVRRAINAISLEVESLFDKLTGEDENGIDTKEQTTVEKPELNAPSDQSFSVYNIEIGDSRASVEEQAGSPKRSSLNEYGVNWVTYHENYHNFFMVAYNDKDQVAGLYTNQDLVSSKSSITIGSQQDAVRSAMPEQETSIRKGLTRYQVQNKGEYDLFKIDGSYVTVFYDQHEDNTVTAVQIISEDLEEEKKGFFGEPSASLKEGFEAQLFDLTNAARVEHGLGVLSFDKAVQATARDHSKDMAVNNYFSHTNKEGQSPFDRMTEDGIAYRTAGENLAAGQSSSIFAHEGLMNSLGHRENILHPAFESLAVGVAFNDDAQPYYTENFLAK; the protein is encoded by the coding sequence ATGCCAAAATTAAGAAGACTTATTTTACTGCTCCTTCTAGCAGGGGGTATGTGGTATATATACGGAGATACGTTTGAAGAGGCTGGTATTCAGGGTGTGTATGAAGAGATCAAAACAGACATCAATGAGATCAGAGAAGATCCGGAAGTACGTCGAGCGATCAACGCCATTTCCTTAGAAGTGGAGTCCTTGTTCGACAAGCTCACCGGTGAAGATGAGAACGGGATTGATACCAAAGAACAAACAACGGTAGAGAAACCAGAGCTTAACGCCCCCTCTGATCAATCCTTTTCTGTCTACAACATTGAAATCGGAGACTCCCGGGCTAGTGTCGAAGAACAAGCAGGCAGTCCAAAGAGATCTTCACTCAATGAATACGGCGTGAACTGGGTCACCTATCACGAAAACTATCACAATTTCTTCATGGTAGCCTATAATGACAAGGATCAAGTTGCCGGGCTGTACACGAACCAGGATTTGGTGTCTTCTAAATCTTCCATCACAATTGGAAGCCAACAAGATGCCGTTCGATCCGCAATGCCTGAGCAAGAAACAAGCATCCGAAAAGGGTTGACCCGCTATCAGGTTCAAAATAAAGGCGAATATGATTTATTCAAGATCGATGGAAGCTACGTAACCGTCTTCTACGATCAACACGAAGATAACACAGTAACCGCTGTCCAGATTATTAGTGAAGACTTAGAAGAAGAGAAGAAAGGATTCTTCGGAGAACCAAGCGCTTCTCTTAAAGAAGGATTTGAAGCACAACTTTTTGATTTAACCAATGCCGCGCGAGTCGAACATGGCCTCGGTGTCCTTTCCTTTGACAAAGCTGTTCAAGCAACGGCTCGAGATCACAGTAAAGACATGGCTGTAAATAACTACTTCAGTCACACGAATAAAGAGGGACAATCTCCTTTTGACCGGATGACAGAAGACGGGATTGCCTACAGAACGGCTGGCGAGAACTTGGCTGCAGGCCAATCGAGCAGCATCTTTGCTCATGAGGGATTAATGAATTCGCTTGGCCACCGGGAAAACATCCTGCATCCCGCTTTTGAATCCCTGGCAGTTGGCGTTGCCTTTAACGACGATGCACAACCGTATTATACAGAGAACTTTCTAGCTAAATAA
- a CDS encoding thiol-disulfide oxidoreductase DCC family protein: MSGIVLFDGECNFCDQSVQFIIKRDPEGYFSFASLQSEIGQELLHKHQIPTHTDSFILIEDNQAYTKSSAALNVCKHLKGAWKGLRIFTLVPKFVRDRVYDVIAKNRYKWFGKKDSCMLPSKEIRKRFL, translated from the coding sequence GTGAGTGGAATTGTCTTATTTGACGGAGAATGTAACTTCTGTGACCAAAGCGTTCAATTCATCATAAAACGCGATCCAGAAGGATATTTCTCCTTCGCATCTCTACAAAGTGAAATCGGCCAGGAACTGCTTCATAAACATCAGATCCCTACCCATACAGATAGCTTTATATTAATCGAAGACAACCAGGCCTATACGAAATCTTCAGCCGCATTAAACGTGTGCAAGCATTTAAAAGGGGCATGGAAAGGGCTTAGAATCTTCACCCTTGTTCCAAAGTTTGTACGAGATCGGGTGTATGATGTGATTGCCAAGAATCGCTATAAGTGGTTTGGGAAGAAAGACAGCTGTATGCTGCCATCTAAGGAAATTCGGAAGCGATTTTTATAA
- a CDS encoding YdbC family protein: MANIKYEIISEIGTISENPKGWKKELNEVSWNGREPKYDLRDWAPDHEKMGKGVTLTKEELVQLKHMLNAIDLED, from the coding sequence ATGGCAAATATCAAGTACGAAATCATCTCTGAAATTGGGACGATCTCTGAAAACCCAAAAGGATGGAAGAAAGAACTGAATGAAGTAAGCTGGAATGGAAGAGAACCGAAATATGATTTAAGAGATTGGGCTCCAGATCATGAGAAGATGGGGAAAGGGGTCACCCTGACAAAAGAGGAGCTCGTCCAGCTAAAACATATGCTAAATGCGATAGATTTGGAAGATTAA
- a CDS encoding LPXTG cell wall anchor domain-containing protein — protein MGEKHSRLPKGKKDILKPILTTVVTTFVLTTPFTFTVLDGDSSSLIQKRVVSAADVSVLTGASLSATQSGNQITLTLSGGGAVALSLLNEATAYYQLPQEFIDAGLVSQASYSGAYSVSLVGIGGVSLLNDSGNVPSSSISVNSSTGVVSFDVGTLLSLGALTSFDNSTQTYSLTIQLPELPTSADGTYTFYGQVFDSLATVSLLSSSGATASVAAPQAPVDSDGDGLTDEEEGNLGTDPNDADSDDDGINDGDEVENGTDPLDPNDPGDGEPADSDGDGLTDEEEGNLGTDPNDGDSDDDGINDGDEVENGTDPLDPNDPGDGEPADSDGDGLTDEEEGDLGTDPNDGDSDDDGINDGDEVENGTDPLDPNDPGDGEPADSDGDGLTDEEEGDLGTDPNDADSDDDGVNDGDEVENGTDPLDPNDPGDGEPTDSDGDGLTDEEEGNLGTDPNDGDSDDDGINDGDEVEDGTDPLDPNDPDPTDSDGDGLTDDEERDLGTDPNDSDTDGDGVDDGEEILDGTDPLREDSDGDELTDGEEKALGTDPTDPDTDGDIVSDGDEVMNGTDPFRTDSDGDELDDGEERSLGTDPTDPDTDGDIVSDGGEVLNGTDPLDPDTDGDGLDDGEERSRGSDPLDPNDPFNPEEDLDGDGLLNREEDELGTDRENADTDDDGLNDGAEVDMGTDPLNPDTDGDGIWDGNELELGTDPLDPDTDGDGLSDGDEVLGSDPLDPNDPIILEDEEEQVQDDEEESKGDKLPDTATNSSNWLFTGISAALLGLGMRFRKKKKPQEEE, from the coding sequence ATGGGAGAAAAACATTCGAGGTTACCGAAAGGGAAGAAAGATATCTTAAAACCAATCCTTACAACAGTTGTGACCACCTTTGTGCTTACGACACCATTTACGTTTACCGTACTAGATGGGGATTCTTCTTCTTTGATACAAAAGCGGGTTGTCTCTGCTGCTGATGTAAGTGTATTGACAGGAGCTTCTTTATCAGCTACTCAATCAGGCAACCAGATTACGCTAACGTTATCAGGAGGAGGAGCGGTCGCCCTCAGTTTACTTAACGAGGCAACGGCGTACTACCAATTGCCTCAGGAATTTATTGATGCAGGTCTTGTGAGTCAAGCGTCTTATAGTGGAGCTTACAGCGTTTCTTTAGTGGGGATCGGCGGAGTATCTTTATTAAATGATAGTGGAAATGTACCTTCTTCCTCTATTTCTGTCAATTCAAGCACAGGGGTCGTTTCCTTTGATGTTGGAACCCTTTTAAGCCTTGGTGCTCTCACATCTTTTGATAACAGTACTCAGACGTATAGCTTAACGATTCAGCTCCCGGAGTTACCAACCTCAGCAGATGGGACTTATACATTCTATGGGCAGGTGTTTGATTCACTCGCTACAGTTAGCTTACTTTCAAGTAGTGGTGCAACGGCTAGTGTAGCAGCTCCTCAAGCACCAGTAGATAGTGATGGAGATGGGTTAACAGATGAAGAAGAAGGCAACCTCGGAACAGACCCGAATGATGCGGATAGTGACGATGACGGGATCAATGATGGAGATGAGGTGGAAAATGGAACGGATCCTCTAGACCCAAATGACCCAGGGGACGGAGAGCCAGCAGATAGCGATGGGGATGGCCTGACGGATGAAGAAGAAGGCAACCTCGGAACAGATCCAAATGATGGAGATAGTGACGATGACGGGATCAATGATGGAGATGAAGTGGAAAATGGAACGGATCCTCTAGACCCAAATGACCCAGGGGACGGAGAGCCAGCAGATAGTGATGGAGATGGGTTAACAGATGAAGAAGAAGGCGATCTCGGAACAGATCCAAATGATGGAGATAGTGACGATGACGGGATCAATGATGGAGATGAAGTGGAAAATGGAACGGATCCTCTAGACCCAAATGACCCAGGGGACGGAGAGCCAGCAGATAGTGATGGAGATGGGTTAACAGATGAAGAAGAAGGCGATCTCGGAACAGATCCAAATGATGCGGATAGTGACGATGACGGGGTCAATGATGGAGATGAGGTGGAAAATGGAACGGATCCTCTAGACCCAAATGACCCCGGAGATGGAGAGCCAACGGATAGTGATGGGGATGGCCTGACGGATGAAGAGGAAGGTAACCTCGGAACAGATCCGAATGATGGAGATAGCGACGATGACGGGATTAATGATGGAGATGAGGTAGAGGACGGGACAGATCCTCTTGATCCCAATGACCCGGATCCAACAGATAGTGATGGAGATGGTCTGACGGATGATGAAGAGCGTGATCTTGGAACGGACCCAAATGATTCAGATACGGACGGGGATGGGGTAGACGATGGAGAAGAAATTTTAGATGGAACGGATCCGCTTCGAGAAGACAGTGACGGAGATGAATTGACAGATGGAGAGGAGAAAGCGTTAGGAACAGACCCAACTGATCCCGATACAGACGGGGATATCGTCAGTGATGGAGATGAAGTGATGAACGGGACCGATCCATTCCGTACGGATAGTGATGGGGATGAGTTAGATGACGGGGAGGAACGTTCCCTTGGTACCGACCCAACCGATCCGGATACGGACGGGGACATCGTTAGCGATGGAGGTGAGGTCTTAAACGGCACAGACCCACTTGATCCAGACACAGACGGAGATGGTTTGGATGACGGAGAAGAGAGAAGCAGAGGAAGCGATCCACTGGATCCAAATGATCCATTTAACCCCGAAGAGGATTTGGACGGTGATGGATTGTTGAATAGGGAAGAAGATGAATTGGGAACGGACCGAGAAAATGCAGATACGGACGATGACGGTCTGAACGATGGAGCCGAAGTCGACATGGGCACAGATCCTTTAAATCCGGACACTGATGGAGACGGAATCTGGGATGGCAATGAATTGGAGTTAGGCACAGACCCGCTAGATCCAGATACGGATGGGGATGGCCTATCAGATGGAGATGAAGTGCTTGGATCAGATCCGTTAGACCCGAATGATCCGATCATCTTGGAAGATGAAGAAGAGCAGGTTCAGGATGATGAAGAGGAATCAAAGGGCGATAAGCTACCAGATACAGCGACCAATTCTTCAAACTGGCTGTTTACAGGCATTAGTGCAGCGCTTCTTGGCTTGGGAATGAGATTCCGCAAAAAGAAAAAGCCACAAGAAGAGGAATAG
- a CDS encoding SDR family NAD(P)-dependent oxidoreductase: MTLTNKVVLVTGSSKGLGKCIAQKFAKMGGKVIVNYANNAENANRVVEEIKNEGGEAIKLQADVTDEADVQKLVRNAEHAFSQPIDILVNNATGPQPELSLEEVTWEDYLDQLHFSVKSPLLLTKEVMGSMKENQWGRIINIGSEVVGLGNSHFSNYVTAKSSVIGMTRSWANELGEYGITVNAVHPGFTPVERHGEVTEESARDYVDQVPMKRLGKPEDIASMVAYLASEEASFITGQNMNVNGGNTFGS, encoded by the coding sequence ATGACCCTTACCAATAAAGTTGTATTAGTAACAGGAAGTTCAAAAGGATTAGGGAAATGTATAGCCCAGAAGTTTGCTAAGATGGGCGGAAAAGTGATTGTAAATTATGCGAATAACGCTGAAAATGCTAACCGTGTTGTGGAAGAAATTAAGAATGAAGGCGGAGAAGCTATTAAGCTTCAAGCGGATGTAACGGACGAAGCTGACGTACAGAAACTTGTGAGGAATGCTGAGCATGCCTTTTCACAACCCATTGATATACTAGTCAACAACGCGACTGGGCCTCAGCCTGAATTATCCTTAGAAGAAGTGACATGGGAGGATTACCTTGATCAATTGCACTTCTCGGTCAAATCCCCTCTTCTATTAACAAAAGAAGTGATGGGCAGTATGAAGGAGAATCAGTGGGGACGCATTATTAATATTGGCAGTGAAGTCGTCGGATTAGGAAACAGTCATTTTTCGAACTACGTAACGGCCAAATCTTCCGTCATTGGAATGACCCGTTCATGGGCAAATGAACTCGGGGAATACGGGATTACAGTCAATGCTGTTCACCCTGGCTTCACACCTGTTGAACGGCATGGTGAGGTTACAGAAGAAAGCGCCCGTGACTATGTAGACCAGGTACCTATGAAGCGATTAGGGAAACCAGAAGATATTGCAAGCATGGTTGCCTATCTTGCCAGTGAAGAAGCTTCCTTTATTACCGGGCAGAACATGAATGTGAATGGAGGCAATACGTTTGGAAGTTAG